One stretch of Hydrogenovibrio kuenenii DSM 12350 DNA includes these proteins:
- the hisC gene encoding histidinol-phosphate transaminase, which translates to MTKSFEKQIQPQISGIQPYVPGKPISELQREFNLSRISKLASNENPLGASPKVLQAIRDQLVDIARYPDGSAYYLNLEMAKFLGREIDEVAFGNGSNELLELVARIFAAEGDEIVYSQYAFAIYGISAQIVGATGVEVPAKGWSHDLPAMLAAITPKTKIVYLANPNNPTGTLFTKEEWDVFISKVPSNVIVVLDEAYYEYVDNSEYANGLDYIDEYPNLLVSRTFSKAYGLASLRLGYMVGNKELISYINRLRAPFNVNHYAQIAAVAAIKDQNFVKKTIEFNRQGMAQFLAVFEKLKLDYIPSYGNFICVSFGDKTEEVNKALLEKGVIVRPMGGYDMAEYLRVSIGSSTENQHFINVVTSLMK; encoded by the coding sequence ATGACTAAATCTTTTGAAAAACAGATACAACCCCAAATTTCTGGTATTCAACCTTACGTTCCAGGAAAACCTATTTCTGAACTTCAGCGTGAATTCAACCTTTCTCGTATTTCCAAATTAGCATCCAATGAAAATCCGTTGGGAGCTAGTCCAAAAGTGCTTCAAGCTATTCGCGATCAGTTGGTTGATATCGCCAGATACCCAGACGGTAGTGCTTATTATCTAAACCTGGAAATGGCTAAATTCCTGGGTCGTGAAATTGATGAAGTTGCATTCGGTAATGGTTCAAATGAGTTATTAGAGTTGGTTGCTAGGATTTTTGCTGCTGAAGGTGATGAGATTGTTTACTCTCAATATGCTTTTGCGATTTATGGTATTAGTGCACAAATAGTAGGTGCGACAGGCGTTGAAGTGCCTGCTAAGGGTTGGAGTCATGATTTGCCAGCCATGTTAGCTGCGATTACCCCTAAAACAAAAATCGTTTACTTAGCGAATCCTAACAACCCAACAGGCACATTGTTTACAAAAGAAGAGTGGGATGTGTTTATCTCTAAAGTGCCGTCTAATGTTATTGTGGTTTTGGATGAAGCCTACTATGAATATGTAGATAATTCTGAATATGCGAACGGATTGGATTATATAGACGAGTATCCAAACCTGTTAGTTTCCAGAACCTTTTCAAAAGCTTACGGGCTCGCTTCACTGCGCCTGGGTTATATGGTTGGAAATAAAGAGTTAATTAGTTATATCAATCGCTTACGCGCGCCATTCAATGTTAATCATTATGCGCAAATTGCAGCCGTTGCCGCCATTAAAGACCAAAATTTTGTGAAGAAAACGATTGAGTTTAATCGACAAGGAATGGCTCAATTTTTAGCGGTATTCGAGAAGTTGAAACTGGATTACATTCCATCTTACGGTAACTTTATTTGTGTTTCTTTTGGCGACAAAACTGAAGAAGTGAATAAGGCTTTGCTCGAAAAGGGTGTAATTGTGCGGCCTATGGGTGGATATGATATGGCGGAATATCTGCGTGTATCTATCGGTAGTTCAACAGAAAATCAGCATTTTATTAATGTTGTTACGTCATTAATGAAATAA
- the serC gene encoding 3-phosphoserine/phosphohydroxythreonine transaminase — MRAFNFSAGPAMMPEEVMRKAQAEFLDWQNTGMSVMEVSHRSKEFMALAHKTERDLRDIMHIPDNYKVLFVHGGASLQFASIPMNLSNENDTVDYVNTGVWSTKAIKEASRYVNVNVVSTSETSIPDYAEMNFSPDAKYIHICQNETITGVEFQNLPKTDKIIVSDFSSTILSRPIRVEDYGVIYAGAQKNIGPAGLAIVIVREDLIGHARPDTPTLMNWQTYNDNESMFNTPSTYAWYLASLVFEWIKEKGGVEKIAEINKRKASKLYDLIDASDFYYNEIEPSVRSWMNVTFKLKNTDLDAAFLEESKAAGLLSLKGHKVYGGMRASIYNAMPEEGIDALVAFMKAFEQKYA; from the coding sequence ATGAGAGCATTTAATTTTAGTGCTGGCCCAGCAATGATGCCTGAAGAAGTGATGCGTAAAGCACAAGCCGAGTTTTTGGACTGGCAAAATACAGGCATGTCGGTGATGGAAGTTAGTCATCGAAGTAAAGAGTTTATGGCGCTTGCTCATAAAACGGAACGTGATTTACGAGATATTATGCATATCCCGGATAATTACAAAGTTTTGTTTGTGCATGGTGGGGCATCACTTCAGTTTGCTTCAATTCCAATGAATCTTTCGAATGAGAATGACACGGTTGATTATGTCAATACGGGTGTTTGGTCAACTAAAGCGATCAAAGAAGCTTCTCGTTATGTGAATGTGAATGTAGTTTCTACATCTGAAACATCTATTCCGGATTATGCTGAGATGAATTTCAGTCCCGATGCTAAATATATTCATATTTGCCAAAATGAAACTATTACTGGCGTTGAATTTCAGAATTTACCGAAAACCGATAAAATCATTGTTTCGGATTTTTCTTCTACCATTCTTTCTCGTCCTATTCGGGTTGAAGATTATGGTGTGATCTATGCCGGCGCACAAAAGAATATCGGCCCTGCAGGCTTGGCGATTGTAATTGTTCGTGAAGATTTGATTGGTCATGCTCGACCTGATACGCCAACACTGATGAACTGGCAAACTTACAATGATAATGAATCCATGTTCAATACTCCTTCTACCTATGCATGGTACTTAGCAAGCTTGGTGTTTGAATGGATTAAAGAGAAGGGTGGCGTTGAAAAAATAGCTGAAATCAACAAACGTAAGGCCAGCAAACTTTATGATTTGATTGATGCATCTGATTTTTACTACAACGAAATAGAACCTTCTGTCCGTTCTTGGATGAATGTTACCTTTAAGCTTAAAAATACTGACTTGGATGCGGCATTTTTGGAAGAGTCAAAGGCTGCGGGCCTATTGAGCCTTAAAGGACATAAAGTCTATGGCGGCATGAGAGCAAGCATTTACAATGCTATGCCAGAGGAAGGAATTGATGCATTGGTCGCTTTCATGAAAGCTTTTGAACAAAAATACGCTTAG
- the pheA gene encoding prephenate dehydratase: MNISQAEKEKLLEIRNEIDSIDAEIQTLIARRAECAQQVAHAKTQGGKVEVVFYRPEREAQVLRAVKERNKSLISDDDMMRLFREIMSVCLALEQPVKIAYLGPEGSYSHASVIKQFGTSAHTLAVSSIEEVFNVVERGEANYGLVPVENSSEGAVKQTQQALMKTSLKVTGEIDLVIHHCMMSQSDNLESIKKVVAHAQALGQCEQWLKNNMPWVEIEAVASNALAAQMATQDNTLGAIASEQAAQLYGLRVLESHIEDSHENTTKFWAVGSEATEASGDDKTAMIVSMPNKAGALLDVLSSFAGRQISMTRIISVPSTDTKWDYLFFIDILGHKDNASVSEAIDEVKQKTSYFKLLGSFPTSPFN; this comes from the coding sequence ATGAATATTTCACAGGCAGAAAAGGAAAAATTACTCGAAATCCGCAATGAAATTGACTCGATTGATGCGGAAATTCAAACTTTGATTGCAAGGCGTGCTGAATGTGCTCAACAAGTTGCACATGCAAAAACGCAAGGCGGTAAAGTTGAGGTTGTGTTTTATCGTCCTGAGCGTGAGGCTCAAGTGTTACGCGCAGTAAAAGAACGCAACAAAAGTTTAATTTCTGACGATGACATGATGCGCTTATTTCGCGAGATTATGTCTGTTTGCTTGGCACTAGAACAGCCAGTTAAAATTGCTTACTTGGGGCCTGAAGGAAGTTACTCTCATGCAAGTGTCATTAAGCAGTTTGGTACATCTGCCCATACCTTAGCTGTCTCTTCTATCGAAGAAGTGTTCAATGTCGTTGAAAGAGGCGAAGCCAATTATGGTTTGGTTCCTGTTGAAAATTCATCTGAAGGGGCTGTTAAACAAACTCAGCAAGCCTTAATGAAAACTTCTCTTAAGGTGACTGGTGAAATTGACCTAGTCATTCATCATTGCATGATGTCGCAAAGTGATAATCTTGAAAGTATTAAAAAAGTTGTTGCTCACGCCCAAGCGCTTGGACAATGTGAGCAATGGTTAAAAAATAATATGCCGTGGGTTGAGATTGAGGCAGTCGCTTCAAATGCTTTGGCTGCTCAAATGGCAACACAAGACAATACGTTAGGTGCAATTGCTTCAGAGCAAGCTGCGCAGCTATATGGTTTACGTGTATTGGAATCTCATATTGAAGATAGCCATGAAAATACGACCAAGTTTTGGGCCGTTGGATCAGAAGCAACCGAAGCAAGTGGTGATGATAAAACTGCAATGATAGTTTCCATGCCCAATAAGGCTGGCGCCTTATTGGATGTACTGTCTAGTTTCGCTGGCCGACAAATTTCTATGACGAGAATTATTTCGGTTCCATCAACAGATACCAAGTGGGACTATTTGTTCTTTATTGATATTCTTGGTCACAAGGATAATGCATCTGTTTCAGAGGCTATTGATGAAGTAAAACAAAAGACTTCATATTTTAAACTGCTAGGTTCTTTCCCAACTTCTCCTTTTAATTGA